In Arthrobacter ramosus, one DNA window encodes the following:
- a CDS encoding chlorohydrolase family protein, translated as MITQLSSRYVLGYDGTRHVMHTDGHVVMRDDEIIYVGTDYTGPVDERRDFGQSLIAPGLIDLDALTDIDHMIFDSWPTDETAAGLQWSEDYFRNRRRDVFTAAQRQSVRKFALAQLALHGVTTYMPIASEIHSSWAETFEELKGMAQSSIELGLRGFLGPAYRSGINVTDDDGQRVVLFDEEEGRKGFADAARFLDYAAELGHPLLTGVLLPCRIETLSDELMRRTAELATERNALVRLHCLQQPNEDGFLVKLTGRTVLEQLADSGLLDTRLLIPHGVVIDGTDPSSSAEGGPLDLLARHDVSIIHCPLTSFHYSGMLKSFDAFAAAGVNMCLGTDSFPPDLIKGIDVGTHLARIAEGRRDAGTVSAFFDAATLGGARALGRDDLGRLCPGAQADIMVASLGAFRDGVVEDPLRTLILNGSARNVTDTYVAGRPVVVGGSLPGIELDELRAEGQRLFGQMVEAYGERDYRRRDASELFPPVYAPAAVRIQ; from the coding sequence ATGATTACTCAGCTTTCTTCCCGGTACGTCCTTGGCTATGACGGGACCAGGCATGTGATGCACACGGATGGGCACGTCGTGATGCGGGATGACGAGATCATCTACGTCGGTACCGACTACACGGGTCCCGTGGACGAACGCCGGGACTTTGGCCAGAGCCTCATCGCACCTGGCCTCATCGATCTCGACGCCTTGACAGACATTGATCACATGATCTTCGACTCCTGGCCCACAGACGAGACCGCCGCGGGCCTGCAATGGTCTGAGGACTACTTCCGCAACCGCCGGCGCGATGTCTTCACCGCGGCGCAGCGCCAGAGCGTGCGAAAGTTCGCACTGGCGCAGCTGGCCTTGCACGGCGTGACCACCTACATGCCGATTGCCTCGGAGATCCACAGTTCATGGGCCGAAACCTTCGAAGAACTCAAAGGAATGGCACAGTCCAGCATCGAGCTCGGCCTGCGCGGCTTCCTGGGCCCCGCGTACCGCTCGGGGATCAACGTCACCGACGACGACGGCCAACGCGTGGTCCTCTTCGACGAGGAGGAGGGACGCAAAGGATTCGCCGACGCCGCACGGTTCCTCGATTACGCCGCCGAGCTAGGACACCCGTTGCTTACCGGTGTTCTCCTGCCGTGCCGCATCGAGACCCTTTCGGACGAGCTGATGCGCCGGACTGCCGAGCTGGCCACCGAACGGAATGCACTGGTCCGCCTCCATTGCCTCCAGCAACCCAATGAAGACGGGTTCCTCGTCAAGCTCACGGGACGCACCGTCCTGGAGCAGCTTGCGGATTCCGGCCTGCTGGATACCCGGCTCCTTATCCCGCACGGGGTTGTCATCGACGGCACCGACCCGTCCTCGAGTGCAGAGGGCGGGCCGTTGGATTTGCTTGCCCGGCATGACGTCAGCATCATCCACTGCCCACTGACGTCGTTCCACTACTCAGGCATGCTCAAGTCCTTTGATGCCTTCGCAGCCGCCGGGGTCAACATGTGCCTGGGAACGGATTCATTTCCGCCGGACCTGATCAAGGGCATCGACGTCGGCACCCACTTGGCGCGCATCGCAGAGGGCCGCCGGGACGCCGGCACGGTGTCGGCGTTCTTCGACGCTGCCACTTTGGGTGGCGCCAGGGCATTGGGCCGCGACGACCTGGGACGCCTGTGTCCGGGCGCGCAAGCGGACATCATGGTCGCTTCCCTGGGTGCCTTCCGTGACGGGGTCGTGGAAGATCCATTGCGCACGCTGATCCTCAACGGCTCGGCACGCAATGTCACCGACACGTACGTTGCGGGCCGCCCCGTGGTTGTTGGCGGCTCGCTCCCAGGCATCGAACTGGATGAACTGCGCGCTGAGGGTCAGCGGCTTTTTGGACAGATGGTAGAAGCCTACGGCGAACGCGACTACAGGCGGCGCGATGCTTCCGAGCTGTTTCCCCCGGTGTACGCCCCGGCTGCGGTCCGGATCCAGTGA